The Fimbriimonas ginsengisoli Gsoil 348 genome window below encodes:
- a CDS encoding N-acyl-D-amino-acid deacylase family protein — MILAAYLALAITRSGIVIRGGTVYDGTGRPPFAADVRIEGDKIVGVGTIRPQKGDRIIDATGLAVAPGFIDAHSHADGGILEDPNAETQIRQGITTAVVGEDGGSALPVSKFFTQLEQHPASINFASFTGQGTIRQAVLGNDQRKPTAAELKRMKELVDQDMRAGALGLSTGLEYEPNRYADTAEIVELTKVAARHHGIYISHVRNEDNQAFEAFRELIEVARQAHIPAEINHIKLCSTRVWGREPEVGRMMEAARKEGLDITADVYPYTYWQSTIRVIIPTEEFGNRALWEQGLKDVGGPSHVLLTGYSPDPTWAGKTIAELADKTGKDPITLIQEIIERCYGKGNKGEESVVVTAMSEEDITNFIRDPHIMFCSDGGLHGTHPRGAGSFPRILGVYARERKVISMTEAIRKMTSLPAKRFGFRDRGVIASGKTADITLFDPKTVVDTATTKEPEAKPIGIPTVIVRGVVVLENGDPTGAHPGRAWRK; from the coding sequence ATGATCCTCGCCGCCTATCTCGCCCTTGCCATCACTCGGTCCGGAATCGTGATCAGGGGCGGGACGGTGTACGACGGTACCGGGCGGCCGCCGTTCGCGGCCGATGTGCGGATCGAAGGCGACAAGATCGTCGGCGTCGGGACGATACGCCCCCAAAAAGGGGATCGAATCATCGACGCGACCGGCCTCGCCGTCGCCCCCGGATTCATCGACGCCCATAGCCACGCCGACGGGGGGATCCTGGAGGATCCAAACGCGGAGACCCAAATCCGGCAGGGGATCACCACCGCCGTCGTCGGTGAGGACGGCGGCTCCGCGCTGCCGGTGAGCAAGTTCTTCACGCAACTGGAACAGCACCCCGCTTCCATCAACTTTGCCAGCTTCACCGGCCAGGGGACGATACGGCAGGCGGTGCTTGGGAACGACCAACGCAAGCCCACGGCCGCCGAGCTGAAGCGGATGAAGGAGCTCGTCGACCAAGATATGCGCGCGGGAGCGCTCGGCCTCTCCACCGGCCTCGAATACGAGCCGAACCGATACGCCGACACCGCTGAGATCGTCGAGCTAACCAAGGTTGCCGCGCGGCATCACGGCATCTATATCAGCCACGTCCGGAACGAGGATAACCAGGCTTTCGAGGCATTCCGCGAGCTAATCGAGGTCGCCCGGCAAGCCCATATTCCGGCCGAGATCAACCACATTAAGCTCTGCTCCACCCGAGTCTGGGGGCGCGAACCGGAAGTCGGCCGAATGATGGAAGCCGCCCGAAAGGAAGGGCTGGATATCACCGCCGACGTCTATCCGTACACCTACTGGCAATCGACGATTCGGGTGATCATCCCCACCGAAGAGTTCGGCAACCGTGCCCTTTGGGAGCAAGGATTGAAGGATGTCGGCGGCCCCTCCCACGTTCTGCTGACGGGCTACTCGCCCGACCCGACGTGGGCGGGGAAAACGATTGCGGAGCTCGCCGACAAGACCGGTAAGGACCCGATCACGCTCATCCAAGAGATCATCGAGCGCTGCTACGGCAAGGGAAACAAAGGGGAGGAGAGCGTGGTGGTCACCGCGATGTCGGAGGAGGACATCACCAACTTCATCCGCGACCCGCACATCATGTTCTGCAGCGACGGCGGGTTGCACGGCACCCATCCTCGCGGCGCGGGCAGCTTCCCGCGGATCCTCGGCGTTTACGCTCGCGAGCGCAAGGTGATTTCGATGACGGAGGCGATTCGCAAGATGACCTCGCTCCCAGCGAAGCGGTTCGGCTTCCGCGACCGGGGAGTTATCGCGTCGGGGAAAACGGCGGATATCACGCTGTTCGATCCCAAAACGGTGGTCGACACCGCCACCACGAAGGAGCCCGAGGCGAAGCCAATCGGCATCCCGACGGTGATTGTCCGCGGGGTGGTGGTTTTGGAGAACGGAGATCCGACCGGCGCCCACCCCGGGCGCGCTTGGCGGAAGTAA
- a CDS encoding ArsR/SmtB family transcription factor, which yields MTGQAAPSDVFGAISAPSRRDMLRMLARREMPVMELAESFDMTLSAVSQHLGVLRDAGLVSLRKEGRQRMYRLNPEPLRAVAEWLEFYEPFWNDRLHQLGQYLEENP from the coding sequence ATGACCGGACAGGCCGCCCCATCCGATGTGTTTGGCGCGATCTCCGCGCCAAGCCGACGCGACATGCTACGGATGCTGGCGCGCCGCGAAATGCCGGTAATGGAGCTGGCCGAGTCGTTCGATATGACGCTATCCGCCGTTTCCCAGCACCTTGGAGTGTTGCGCGACGCCGGCCTGGTCTCGCTCCGCAAGGAAGGACGACAACGCATGTATCGGCTGAACCCGGAGCCTCTACGCGCCGTCGCGGAGTGGCTCGAATTCTACGAACCGTTTTGGAACGACCGGCTCCATCAACTGGGCCAATACCTGGAGGAGAACCCTTGA
- a CDS encoding ATP-dependent Clp protease proteolytic subunit: protein MMPIGGSVVPMVVERSPQGERAYDIYSRLLKDRIVFIGDEVSDGMANLVIAQMLFLEKEDPNADIDVYINSPGGSVSAGLAMFDVMRHVKCPVATTCVGMAASIATLLLAGGTKGKRYAMPNTRIMIHQTSGGYRGTFSDARIYLEEMQRLFEKYVEILAQCTGKPADQIRQDCDRDFWMSADDAKSYGLVDSIIDPKK, encoded by the coding sequence ATGATGCCGATCGGTGGATCTGTAGTGCCGATGGTCGTCGAGCGAAGTCCGCAAGGGGAACGCGCATACGATATCTACTCGCGCCTCCTCAAGGATAGGATCGTGTTTATCGGCGACGAAGTGTCGGACGGCATGGCCAATCTCGTCATCGCCCAGATGCTATTTCTGGAGAAGGAAGACCCCAACGCGGACATCGACGTGTACATCAACAGCCCCGGTGGCAGCGTGTCGGCCGGACTCGCGATGTTCGACGTGATGCGGCATGTAAAGTGCCCCGTGGCGACGACCTGCGTCGGGATGGCTGCCTCCATCGCCACCCTCCTGCTCGCGGGTGGGACAAAGGGGAAGCGCTATGCGATGCCGAATACCCGCATCATGATCCACCAGACTAGCGGCGGCTACCGGGGAACATTCAGCGACGCTCGGATCTACCTGGAGGAGATGCAGCGGCTGTTCGAGAAATACGTCGAAATCCTGGCCCAGTGCACCGGCAAGCCCGCCGACCAGATCCGGCAAGATTGCGACCGCGACTTCTGGATGTCCGCCGACGACGCCAAATCCTACGGCCTCGTCGACTCGATCATCGATCCGAAGAAGTAA
- a CDS encoding SRPBCC family protein: protein MNEKLTFEAFYPHPPSRVWEALTDAKALAHWLMPTDFQPRIGFRFSLEGHTRGSKAKVKGEVIELEVAKLLRYTWDDGEAGSPSVVTWNLQPQDGGTLVRLEHASTIEVQPYVLIEANLNWRYAMYASLPVLLTLLREGRFRPPVPMVYCPDEPEAETGRRAGFRQEPEVVAR from the coding sequence TTGAACGAGAAACTGACTTTCGAGGCTTTTTATCCACATCCGCCGAGCCGGGTGTGGGAGGCCCTGACCGACGCGAAAGCGCTCGCCCACTGGCTGATGCCAACCGACTTCCAACCGCGAATCGGCTTTCGTTTCTCCCTCGAAGGGCACACTCGGGGAAGCAAAGCGAAGGTCAAAGGCGAAGTGATCGAGCTCGAAGTCGCCAAACTTCTTCGGTACACATGGGACGATGGAGAAGCGGGATCGCCGAGCGTAGTCACCTGGAATCTTCAGCCCCAGGACGGCGGAACCCTTGTCCGTTTGGAGCATGCCTCCACGATTGAGGTCCAACCCTACGTGCTCATCGAGGCGAACTTGAATTGGCGCTACGCCATGTACGCGTCGCTTCCAGTCCTGTTGACGCTTCTCCGAGAGGGGCGATTCCGCCCGCCGGTACCAATGGTCTACTGCCCGGATGAGCCCGAGGCGGAGACGGGGCGCCGCGCCGGTTTTCGGCAGGAGCCCGAGGTGGTGGCGCGATGA